In the Devosia sp. SL43 genome, one interval contains:
- a CDS encoding ABC transporter substrate-binding protein: MLPLSRLIPLAFMLIAVPVAAQDFPQVFEHKFGVTTLDEKPVRVVSLSYLGQDHFLSLGVHPVGVRTWYGDYPYGAWPWAQAALGDSQPQMIGDLNYEQIAMLEPDVIEAVWAGITAEEYVELSKIAPVVATGLDYADYGTPWQVITKTFGRIVGEQEQAEALVTGIDQRFADSAAAHPEWQGKTAAIAWVGDTLGAYRSNDVRSQMMAELGFVTPAVIDASSSPEDFVTDLSMEQTDVVDADVVIWFNGEDDPASVKGLALRDRMRAHVEGREIFAGKQLSGAFSYASPLSINSMLDKLVPEIELAIDGDPTTVVTTAKEYGLLD; the protein is encoded by the coding sequence TTGCTGCCGCTTTCAAGACTGATCCCGCTAGCCTTTATGCTGATTGCCGTTCCTGTCGCGGCACAAGATTTTCCCCAGGTGTTCGAACACAAGTTTGGCGTCACGACACTGGATGAAAAGCCAGTTCGCGTCGTGAGCCTGTCGTATCTCGGACAAGACCATTTTCTCTCGCTCGGGGTGCATCCGGTCGGCGTGCGGACCTGGTACGGCGACTATCCATATGGTGCCTGGCCCTGGGCACAGGCTGCACTGGGTGACTCGCAGCCGCAGATGATTGGTGATCTCAACTACGAGCAGATCGCCATGCTGGAGCCTGACGTCATTGAGGCGGTGTGGGCCGGCATTACTGCTGAGGAATATGTCGAACTGTCAAAGATTGCCCCGGTCGTCGCGACCGGGTTGGATTATGCCGATTATGGCACGCCATGGCAGGTCATCACCAAGACGTTCGGGCGGATCGTGGGCGAACAAGAGCAGGCCGAGGCGCTGGTGACCGGCATCGATCAGCGGTTTGCCGATAGCGCGGCGGCGCATCCGGAATGGCAAGGAAAGACAGCTGCCATAGCCTGGGTCGGCGACACTTTGGGCGCCTATCGCTCCAACGATGTGCGTTCGCAGATGATGGCGGAGCTGGGTTTCGTCACGCCAGCAGTCATTGATGCGAGCAGTTCGCCGGAGGACTTCGTCACCGACCTGTCCATGGAACAGACCGATGTCGTGGATGCAGACGTGGTCATCTGGTTCAACGGCGAGGACGATCCGGCCAGCGTCAAGGGGCTGGCCTTGCGCGATCGCATGCGGGCGCATGTGGAAGGACGCGAAATCTTTGCGGGCAAGCAGCTTTCGGGCGCCTTCTCCTATGCATCGCCCCTCAGCATCAACAGCATGCTCGACAAGCTGGTGCCGGAAATCGAACTGGCCATCGATGGCGATCCGACTACTGTCGTGACCACGGCCAAGGAATACGGACTGCTCGATTGA
- a CDS encoding M3 family oligoendopeptidase has product MTAAAQKGHNELGALPVWDLSDLYPGRDSLEFKADLEKAKADAARFEATYKGKLVELTKSGKLVKAIKDSEELGDLTGKIGSFSFLQYAQKSTDADRAKFMGDTNEALTNLSTKVLFFELELNRIEDTDLEAAFAADPELARYRTWFAELRKAKRYQLDDKLEELFHDKSVTAYSAWNRLFDETLSSLEFEVDGEVLNMEATLHLLSEKDEKKREAAFKALGKTLKANGRLFTHITNVLAKDKEISDRWRGYEDIADSRHMANSVEREVVDALQAAVQEAYPRLSHRYYAMKAKWFGKDKLNAWDRNAPLPTSDERTWDWDSAVSTVLEAYGKFSPELEEWARPFFNSGWIDAPTGDGKLSGAFAHPTVPSAHPYLMLNYLGRTRDIMTLAHELGHGVHQRMAAAQGPILANTPLTLAETASVFGEMLTFRSLLAKTTDPKQRFALLSGKVEDMLNTVVRQIAFYTFERRVHTARRQGELKTEEINQIWLDVQKESLGDAIIQNEGYDTFWAYIPHFIHSPFYVYAYAFGDCLVNSLYAQYEKANEGFAERYFELLKAGGSKHHSELLAPFGLDAKDPQFWSLGLSMIEGLIDELEATSP; this is encoded by the coding sequence ATGACCGCAGCCGCTCAGAAGGGCCACAATGAATTGGGCGCTTTGCCGGTCTGGGATCTCAGCGATCTTTATCCCGGCCGCGACAGTCTTGAATTCAAGGCCGACCTCGAAAAGGCCAAGGCCGATGCGGCGCGGTTCGAGGCGACGTACAAGGGCAAGCTGGTCGAGCTGACCAAGTCAGGCAAGCTGGTCAAGGCGATCAAGGACAGCGAGGAACTCGGCGATCTCACGGGCAAGATCGGTTCGTTCTCCTTCCTGCAATACGCGCAGAAATCGACCGATGCGGATCGCGCCAAATTCATGGGCGATACCAATGAGGCACTGACGAACCTCTCGACCAAGGTACTGTTCTTCGAACTGGAACTGAACCGCATCGAGGATACCGATCTCGAAGCGGCGTTTGCCGCCGATCCGGAACTGGCGCGCTATCGCACCTGGTTTGCCGAGCTGCGCAAGGCCAAACGCTATCAGCTCGACGACAAGCTCGAAGAGCTGTTCCACGACAAGTCGGTGACCGCCTATTCGGCGTGGAACCGGCTGTTTGATGAGACGCTGTCGAGCCTCGAATTCGAGGTGGATGGCGAGGTGCTCAACATGGAAGCGACGCTGCATCTGCTGTCCGAAAAGGACGAGAAGAAGCGCGAGGCGGCATTCAAGGCGCTGGGCAAGACGCTCAAAGCCAATGGGCGGCTGTTTACCCACATCACCAATGTTCTGGCCAAGGACAAGGAAATCTCGGACCGCTGGCGCGGGTATGAGGATATCGCCGATTCCAGGCATATGGCCAATTCGGTCGAGCGCGAAGTGGTCGATGCGCTGCAGGCGGCGGTGCAGGAGGCTTATCCGCGGTTGAGCCACCGCTACTACGCGATGAAGGCCAAGTGGTTCGGCAAGGACAAGCTCAATGCCTGGGACCGCAATGCGCCGCTGCCGACCAGCGACGAGCGGACATGGGACTGGGACAGCGCGGTGTCGACCGTGCTGGAAGCCTATGGCAAGTTCTCCCCGGAGCTGGAGGAATGGGCGCGGCCGTTCTTCAATTCCGGCTGGATCGATGCGCCCACAGGCGACGGCAAGCTGTCGGGGGCGTTTGCGCATCCGACCGTGCCGAGCGCCCATCCCTACTTGATGCTCAATTACCTGGGCCGCACGCGCGATATCATGACGCTGGCGCATGAACTGGGTCATGGCGTGCATCAGCGCATGGCAGCGGCGCAAGGACCGATCCTGGCCAACACGCCGCTGACGCTGGCCGAGACGGCCTCAGTGTTCGGCGAAATGCTGACCTTCCGCTCGCTGCTGGCCAAGACCACCGACCCCAAGCAGCGCTTTGCGCTGTTGTCGGGCAAGGTCGAGGACATGCTGAATACCGTGGTGCGCCAGATCGCGTTCTATACGTTCGAGCGGCGGGTCCATACAGCGCGGCGGCAGGGTGAGCTCAAGACCGAGGAGATCAACCAGATCTGGCTCGACGTGCAGAAGGAGTCCCTGGGCGATGCGATCATTCAGAACGAGGGCTATGACACGTTCTGGGCCTACATCCCGCACTTCATCCATTCGCCGTTCTATGTCTATGCCTATGCCTTCGGCGACTGCCTTGTGAACTCGCTCTACGCACAGTATGAGAAGGCCAATGAAGGCTTTGCGGAGCGCTATTTCGAGCTGCTCAAGGCCGGGGGGAGCAAGCATCATTCCGAACTGCTCGCGCCGTTCGGGCTCGATGCCAAGGACCCGCAATTCTGGTCGCTCGGCCTGTCGATGATCGAGGGCCTGATCGACGAGCTGGAAGCGACTTCGCCCTGA